Proteins from a single region of Candidatus Omnitrophota bacterium:
- the lysS gene encoding lysine--tRNA ligase: MEINEIIEQRKDKLKALKEKGVDPFRGSAPVSRTEIAAVVNGFQEGLKVSVCGRIFAKRLHGKVIFFDLRDSSARIQLYAKKDIIGDEKFALLENLDIADIINAEGQLFKTHTSEVTIKLENFVVLSKALRPLPEKWHGLKDVELRYRQRYLDIISNDEVREVFLKRSKIVTSIRKFLDDKGFIEVETPMMQNIAGGAAGRPFKTFHNEYSTDLYLRIAPELYLKRLLVAGIDKVYEMNRNFRNEGVSIKHNPEFTMLEVYSAYADYKAMMDLTEELITNAAESVIGKTKFDYQGKEIDLARPWKRCSFAEMVKRKFDINPEDASELMLKKLHDSGFAREATKLSRSQIAKIIEDVLEQEMGANPTFVTDYFTYLCPLAKTRQDNPLLSERFELFISGMEVGNAYSELNDPIEQRQRFEEELKTMDNTKQVDQDFVLALEHGMPPAGGLGIGIDRLVMLLTNQPSIRDVILFPLLRPEHS; encoded by the coding sequence ATGGAAATAAACGAGATTATAGAACAAAGGAAAGATAAGCTTAAAGCCTTAAAAGAAAAAGGCGTGGACCCTTTTAGGGGTTCTGCTCCTGTTTCCCGGACAGAAATAGCGGCAGTTGTAAACGGTTTCCAGGAAGGGCTTAAAGTGAGTGTGTGCGGCAGAATATTCGCCAAAAGGCTGCATGGTAAAGTTATATTCTTTGACTTAAGGGATTCAAGCGCGAGGATCCAGCTTTATGCTAAAAAGGATATAATCGGAGATGAAAAATTTGCCTTATTGGAGAACCTGGATATCGCAGATATAATAAACGCCGAGGGCCAGCTTTTTAAAACGCATACCTCGGAGGTTACAATTAAACTTGAAAATTTCGTAGTCTTGTCAAAGGCGCTTCGCCCGCTACCCGAGAAATGGCACGGGTTAAAAGATGTCGAGTTAAGATACCGACAGCGGTACCTTGATATAATTTCAAACGATGAAGTCAGAGAGGTATTTCTTAAGCGCTCAAAAATTGTCACCTCCATAAGGAAATTCCTGGATGATAAAGGCTTTATTGAGGTTGAGACCCCTATGATGCAAAATATCGCAGGAGGGGCCGCGGGCAGGCCGTTTAAGACTTTTCATAACGAATATAGCACTGATTTATACCTCAGGATAGCTCCGGAATTATATCTTAAAAGGCTTCTTGTTGCCGGTATTGATAAAGTGTATGAGATGAACCGTAATTTCCGTAATGAGGGTGTTTCCATAAAACACAATCCGGAATTTACTATGCTTGAGGTATATTCTGCTTATGCAGACTATAAGGCAATGATGGATTTGACGGAAGAGCTGATTACAAATGCCGCGGAATCAGTTATAGGCAAAACGAAATTTGATTATCAGGGAAAAGAAATAGATTTAGCAAGGCCATGGAAGAGATGTTCTTTTGCAGAGATGGTCAAAAGAAAATTTGATATTAACCCCGAAGATGCGTCTGAGTTAATGTTAAAGAAATTGCACGATAGTGGTTTTGCCAGGGAGGCAACAAAACTTAGCCGTTCCCAGATAGCTAAGATAATAGAAGATGTGCTTGAGCAGGAGATGGGCGCAAATCCCACTTTTGTAACGGATTATTTTACATATTTATGCCCGCTGGCAAAAACCAGGCAGGATAATCCTCTTTTATCGGAAAGGTTTGAGCTGTTTATTTCCGGCATGGAAGTCGGTAATGCCTATTCGGAGTTGAACGACCCCATAGAGCAAAGGCAGCGTTTTGAGGAAGAATTAAAGACAATGGATAACACCAAGCAAGTTGACCAGGATTTCGTTTTGGCCCTTGAACATGGTATGCCTCCTGCCGGAGGCTTAGGTATAGGCATAGACAGGTTAGTTATGCTATTGACTAACCAGCCGTCTATAAGAGACGTCATCCTGTTTCCCTTATTAAGGCCAGAACATTCTTAA